The following are from one region of the Fusarium verticillioides 7600 chromosome 1, whole genome shotgun sequence genome:
- a CDS encoding NADPH2:quinone reductase encodes MRGIQITEYLKGPEQLQVSDLPDPKPTDNEYLIQVHAAAANFFDILQIQGKYQNQPPFPWIAGAEFAGTVIATPKSSNPKFPVGSRVFGASQGAFATKIKAKEETLLPVPDGWSFKEAAGLFVTAPTSYGALVVRAGVKKGDYVLVHAAAGGVGLAAVQVAKAFGATVIATASTQHKLDIAKSYGADHVISYNDATWPAKVKALTPKSRGVDIVYDPVGLIDLSTKCTAWNGRILVIGFAAGKIEKVAMNKVLLKNISIVGLHWGAYSIHERETIPKVWNGIMDLVKQGKLRGTEYTDEEFVGLERTGAALEALGGRGTWGKVVIKIPEEGQSKL; translated from the exons ATGCGCGGCATCCAAATCACCGAATACCTCAAG GGCCCTGAACAGCTCCAGGTCTCAGATCTCCCCGATCCCAAGCCCACAGACAATGAATATCTCATCCAAGTCCacgccgccgccgccaacttcttcgacatcttaCAAATCCAAGGAAAATATCAAAACCAACCTC CTTTTCCCTGGATCGCCGGCGCCGAATTCGCAGGTACTGTCATCGCCACACCCAAGAGCTCCAACCCCAAGTTTCCTGTTGGATCGCGAGTCTTTGGCGCATCCCAGGGCGCTTTTGCGACAAAGATCAAGGCGAAAGAAGAGACACTCCTGCCTGTCCCCGATGGTTGGTCGTTCAAGGAGGCGGCTGGTCTGTTTGTTACTGCGCCTACAAGTTATGGCGCTTTGGTTGTGAGAGCGGGcgtcaagaagggcgattACGTGCTTGTCCATGCTgcagctggtggtgttggtcttgcAGCCGTTCAAG TGGCCAAGGCTTTTGGCGCGACTGTTATCGCGACAGCCTCTACACAGCACAAACTCGACATTGCAAAGTCTTATGGCGCCGACCATGTCATCTCTTACAACGATGCTACATGGCCCGCTAAGGTCAAGGCTTTGACTCCCAAGTCCCGTGGAGTCGACATCGTCTACGACCCCGTCGGTCTAATCGACCTTTCTACAAAGTGCACAGCCTGGAACGGTCGAATTCTTGTTATCGGCTTCGCAGCTGGCAAGATCGAAAAGGTTGCCATGAACAAggttctcctcaagaacatctcTATCGTTGGACTTCACTGGGGTGCTTATTCTATTCACGAGAGGGAGACGATACCCAAGGTGTGGAATGGCATCATGGATCTTGTTAAGCAGGGTAAGCTCAGGGGTACTGAGTATACcgatgaggagtttgttggtcttgagaggACTGGGGCCGCGCTGGAGGCTCTTGGTGGCCGGGGGACTTGGGGTAAGGTCGTTATTAAGATACCTGAGGAGGGACAGAGCAAGCTATAG
- a CDS encoding threonyl-tRNA synthetase, which yields MICSRTARAAFNTSRRPWTCPQCISRSRFYSEKTEKREPPDHRKLGTKQELFISSIYSPGSPIFLPNGSRIFNRLVDFLRKQYVRYGFEEVITPTIYKKSLWAKSGHLENYADDMYAVRGNTEPPPAQHDGCCGSDQKELKPDEQEEGDYGLKPMNCPGHCIIFASKNRSYRDLPIRYADFSPLHRNEISGALSGLTRVRRFHQDDGHIFCRPIQVEKEIKKTLDFVKVVYTVLRFGSNYRLALSTRPKDHYIGTEEEWDQAENALKRALDASGMEWGVNEGDGAFYGPKIDIVLTDSDGKEHQTATIQLDFQLPKRFELEYQAPAPEYEARGETTTDASLLDEYGPVRPVMIHRAVLGSVERLMALLIERYNGKWPFWLNPRQVIILTINTAEPVVEWAGQVRSVLVGNNDQLYEQLENGTLPSQDNAFRPTGLSVDIDDSARPLGAKIKEAREKNYGEILVIGQKDVENKRVSLGKEMLSPEEVRERFKTMVDTFA from the coding sequence ATGATCTGCTCAAGAACTGCCCGAGCGGCCTTCAATACATCAAGAAGACCATGGACGTGCCCGCAATGTATCTCCCGTAGCCGATTCTACTCTGAAAAGACCGAAAAGCGAGAACCCCCCGACCATCGTAAACTCGGCACCAAGCAAGAACTCTTTATCAGCTCGATCTACAGCCCTGGTTCCCCGATATTCCTACCGAATGGCTCGCGAATCTTCAACCGACTTGTCGACTTTCTCCGAAAACAATACGTGCGATATGGCTTCGAAGAGGTTATTACGCCGACCATCTACAAAAAGTCACTATGGGCCAAGTCAGGTCATTTGGAAAACTATGCCGACGACATGTATGCTGTAAGAGGGAATACAGAACCGCCGCCTGCGCAACATGACGGATGCTGTGGGAGTGACCAGAAGGAACTAAAGCCAGACGAGCAGGAAGAGGGTGATTATGGTCTAAAACCCATGAATTGCCCCGGCCACTGCATCATTTTCGCCTCCAAAAACCGCAGTTACCGAGATCTTCCAATTCGATATGCCGACTTCAGTCCTCTCCATCGAAACGAGATTTCCGGCGCATTGAGTGGACTCACCCGTGTTCGGCGTTTTCATCAGGATGACGGACACATCTTTTGCCGACCAAttcaagttgagaaggagatcaagaagactctAGACTTTGTCAAGGTGGTGTACACTGTCCTGCGATTTGGCTCAAACTATCGACTGGCACTCTCCACACGGCCAAAGGATCACTACATTGGTACCGAAGAGGAGTGGGACCAGGCCGAGAACGCCTTGAAGCGAGCTCTGGACGCATCAGGCATGGAATGGGGTGTGAATGAGGGAGATGGTGCTTTCTACGGACCCAAGATCGATATCGTCCTCACAGACTCGGATGGAAAGGAACATCAGACGGCGACCATTCAACTTGATTTTCAACTACCCAAGCGATTTGAGCTTGAGTATCAGGCCCCTGCGCCAGAATATGAAGCTAGAGGCGAGACGACCACGGATGCTTCTCTACTCGATGAGTATGGCCCCGTGCGTCCTGTTATGATTCACCGCGCTGTCCTGGGCTCGGTTGAACGTCTCATGGCTCTCCTGATCGAGAGGTACAATGGCAAGTGGCCTTTCTGGTTGAACCCCCGACAAgtcatcattctcaccatTAACACTGCCGAGCCAGTTGTCGAATGGGCGGGACAAGTGCGCAGTGTGCTGGTAGGTAACAACGACCAACTTTATGAACAGCTTGAGAACGGCACACTTCCTAGTCAGGATAACGCATTTCGACCAACTGGGCTGTCGGTTGATATAGATGATAGTGCACGGCCTCTGGGTGCGAAAATCAAGGAGGCCAGAGAGAAGAACTACGGTGAGATTCTCGTGATCGGACAGAAAGATGTTGAGAACAAGCGGGTTTCGTTGGGTAAGGAGATGCTATCACCAGAGGAGGTGCGTGAGCGGTTCAAAACCATGGTAGACACATTTGCCTAG
- a CDS encoding threonyl-tRNA synthetase translates to MICSRTARAAFNTSRRPWTCPQCISRSRFYSEKTEKREPPDHRKLGTKQELFISSIYSPGSPIFLPNGSRIFNRLVDFLRKQYVRYGFEEVITPTIYKKSLWAKSGHLENYADDMYAVRGNTEPPPAQHDGCCGSDQKELKPDEQEEGDYGLKPMNCPGHCIIFASKNRSYRDLPIRYADFSPLHRNEISGALSGLTRVRRFHQDDGHIFCRPIQVEKEIKKTLDFVKVVYTVLRFGSNYRLALSTRPKDHYIGTEEEWDQAENALKRALDASGMEWGVNEGDGAFYGPKIDIVLTDSDGKEHQTATIQLDFQLPKRFELEYQAPAPEYEARGETTTDASLLDEYGPVRPVMIHRAVLGSVERLMALLIERYNVVEWAGQVRSVLVGNNDQLYEQLENGTLPSQDNAFRPTGLSVDIDDSARPLGAKIKEAREKNYGEILVIGQKDVENKRVSLGKEMLSPEEVRERFKTMVDTFA, encoded by the exons ATGATCTGCTCAAGAACTGCCCGAGCGGCCTTCAATACATCAAGAAGACCATGGACGTGCCCGCAATGTATCTCCCGTAGCCGATTCTACTCTGAAAAGACCGAAAAGCGAGAACCCCCCGACCATCGTAAACTCGGCACCAAGCAAGAACTCTTTATCAGCTCGATCTACAGCCCTGGTTCCCCGATATTCCTACCGAATGGCTCGCGAATCTTCAACCGACTTGTCGACTTTCTCCGAAAACAATACGTGCGATATGGCTTCGAAGAGGTTATTACGCCGACCATCTACAAAAAGTCACTATGGGCCAAGTCAGGTCATTTGGAAAACTATGCCGACGACATGTATGCTGTAAGAGGGAATACAGAACCGCCGCCTGCGCAACATGACGGATGCTGTGGGAGTGACCAGAAGGAACTAAAGCCAGACGAGCAGGAAGAGGGTGATTATGGTCTAAAACCCATGAATTGCCCCGGCCACTGCATCATTTTCGCCTCCAAAAACCGCAGTTACCGAGATCTTCCAATTCGATATGCCGACTTCAGTCCTCTCCATCGAAACGAGATTTCCGGCGCATTGAGTGGACTCACCCGTGTTCGGCGTTTTCATCAGGATGACGGACACATCTTTTGCCGACCAAttcaagttgagaaggagatcaagaagactctAGACTTTGTCAAGGTGGTGTACACTGTCCTGCGATTTGGCTCAAACTATCGACTGGCACTCTCCACACGGCCAAAGGATCACTACATTGGTACCGAAGAGGAGTGGGACCAGGCCGAGAACGCCTTGAAGCGAGCTCTGGACGCATCAGGCATGGAATGGGGTGTGAATGAGGGAGATGGTGCTTTCTACGGACCCAAGATCGATATCGTCCTCACAGACTCGGATGGAAAGGAACATCAGACGGCGACCATTCAACTTGATTTTCAACTACCCAAGCGATTTGAGCTTGAGTATCAGGCCCCTGCGCCAGAATATGAAGCTAGAGGCGAGACGACCACGGATGCTTCTCTACTCGATGAGTATGGCCCCGTGCGTCCTGTTATGATTCACCGCGCTGTCCTGGGCTCGGTTGAACGTCTCATGGCTCTCCTGATCGAGAGGTACAATG TTGTCGAATGGGCGGGACAAGTGCGCAGTGTGCTGGTAGGTAACAACGACCAACTTTATGAACAGCTTGAGAACGGCACACTTCCTAGTCAGGATAACGCATTTCGACCAACTGGGCTGTCGGTTGATATAGATGATAGTGCACGGCCTCTGGGTGCGAAAATCAAGGAGGCCAGAGAGAAGAACTACGGTGAGATTCTCGTGATCGGACAGAAAGATGTTGAGAACAAGCGGGTTTCGTTGGGTAAGGAGATGCTATCACCAGAGGAGGTGCGTGAGCGGTTCAAAACCATGGTAGACACATTTGCCTAG
- a CDS encoding maf-like protein, translating into MADTPSEPPPDYEKSTATQSTPQRSLRKGPIPLDLPILKHLNGKRVILASASPRRKALLQQFGLTNLEILPSTKPENLDKAALGPYEYVAATAHQKCMDVYTTALEVHLKSIPDPDLVIAADTVIVTKDGRILEKPRSEADHIRMLKHLRDQRMHKVLTSIVVIAPREDARHPGYVIDTYTEETKVYFLSESDGLPDDVIEAYVKTREGADKAGGYAVQGVGGMLLVEKLDGSVDNVVGLPVRKCMAMAEKVIFRQEEEDFEGEGEEED; encoded by the exons ATGGCTGACACACCAAGCGAACCACCTCCTGACTATGAAAAGTCCACCGCCACTCAGAGCACCCCTCAGCGGTCCTTACGGAAAGGTCCTATACCGCTAGATCTCCCAATTCTGAAGCACCTCAACGGCAAGAGAGTGATTCTTGCATCTGCCTCACCACGAAGAAAGGCATTGCTCCAACAG TTTGGCCTCACAAACCTCGAGATTCTCCCATCCACCAAACCCGAGAATCTCGATAAGGCTGCACTAGGTCCTTACGAGTATGTAGCTGCAACTGCTCACCAAAAGTGTATGGACGTTTATACTACCGCACTTGAAGTTCATCTGAAATCTATACCGGATCCTGATCTCGTCATTGCTGCGGACACTGTTATCGTTACCAAAGATGGTCGGATCCTGGAGAAGCCTCGAAGTGAAGCTGATCACATTCGCATGCTAAAGCATCTGCGGGACCAGAGAATGCACAAGGTCTTGACATCGATTGTAGTAATCGCTCCAAGAGAAGACGCGAGACATCCGGGCTATGTCATCGACACCTACACAGAAGAGACCAAGGTGTACTTCTTGAGTGAATCTGATGGTCTTCCTGATGATGTGATTGAAGCATATGTCAAGACTCGTGAGGGTGCGGATAAGGCTGGTGGCTACGCTGTTCAAGGCGTGGGCGGCATGTTacttgttgagaagcttgacggAAGTGTCGACAACGTTGTTGGACTTCCAGTGAGAAAATGCATGGCTATGGCGGAGAAAGTCATATTCAgacaggaagaggaggactttgagggcgaaggcgaggaagaggattAG